A genomic segment from Fusarium fujikuroi IMI 58289 draft genome, chromosome FFUJ_chr04 encodes:
- a CDS encoding related to acid phosphatase: protein MHHSLRAIAAAALPAIAAASVIQQPIDSFDHTQGYQFDPLLHLPGISPYFDDVGFGLSHAAPEGCTVTAASYLIRHAAIYANDAEYEDYIKPFLYKLEKHRGDFSGPLEFLNKWYSPIEENHLEDVTPSGKVDAKKVGHHLVKRYRNLASSVKRVIADTKDRTYDTAEAFLQAFPENGNIEITRFDKKELNNGTRALLPHKACSKFSKSPGTEQQQKFVKNYASGVAKRLRPYTPDDYELDPFDVFALQSICGYESAIRGKKSPICGLFSDAEWLSYEYAWDMKYAHMVGPFNPLSNYLGFPWLHSQAKLFSKIDENSELIDDESSGWPKEQRLFFFFTHREVPPFVATALGIFNSSSSQGYDEFPTTHVNHVRAWKMSDLIPFLGHVGMEKMTCERPVAKDGTSEKEEYIRFIANTAPRPLPLCQNGPGASCPFKEFKKIVSAGMEKYGDFDGVCENKQEKDDEL from the coding sequence ATGCATCACAGTCTGCGTGCTATTGCGGCTGCAGCTTTACCTGCAATTGCTGCCGCGTCGGTCATTCAGCAGCCAATTGACAGCTTTGATCATACTCAAGGCTATCAATtcgatcctcttctccacctcCCAGGAATATCGCCATATTTCGATGACGTAGGATTTGGATTGTCGCACGCTGCACCTGAAGGATGTACTGTCACAGCTGCGTCGTATCTCATCCGGCACGCTGCGATTTACGCCAATGACGCCGAGTATGAGGACTACATCAAGCCGTTCCTGTACAAGCTCGAAAAGCATCGTGGCGACTTCTCTGGACCACTTGAATTTCTGAACAAATGGTACTCACCAATTGAAGAGAACCATCTCGAAGATGTCACTCCCTCAGGCAAGGTCGACGCGAAGAAAGTCGGTCACCACCTTGTGAAGCGCTATCGAAACCTAGCGTCATCGGTAAAGCGCGTCATCGCCGATACAAAAGACAGAACCTACGACACAGCCGAGGCATTTCTCCAAGCGTTCCCCGAAAATGGAAATATCGAAATTACGCGCTTTGACAAGAAGGAATTGAACAACGGCACGcgcgctcttcttcctcacaaGGCGTGCTCCAAGTTCTCTAAATCTCCTGGTACGGAACAACAGCAGAAGTTTGTCAAGAACTATGCAAGTGGCGTTGCGAAACGCTTACGTCCGTATACGCCCGACGACTACGAACTCGACCCCTTCGATGTCTTTGCGCTCCAATCAATTTGCGGTTACGAATCTGCAATTCGAGGAAAGAAATCCCCCATTTGTGGACTGTTTTCTGATGCCGAGTGGCTTTCGTATGAATATGCCTGGGACATGAAATATGCTCACATGGTCGGGCCTTTCAATCCCCTGTCGAACTACCTCGGTTTTCCATGGTTGCATTCACAGGCTAAGCTATTCAGCAAAATAGATGAGAACTCAgagttgattgatgatgaatcaTCGGGATGGCCTAAGGAGCAACGcctatttttcttcttcacccaTCGCGAAGTCCCTCCATTCGTCGCTACAGCTCTAGGAATCTTCAACTCGTCTTCCAGCCAAGGATACGATGAATTCCCCACTACACACGTCAACCACGTTCGAGCTTGGAAAATGTCTGATCTCATTCCATTCTTAGGCCATGTTggcatggagaagatgacatGTGAGAGACCAGTTGCTAAAGACGGCACatctgagaaggaggagtaCATCAGATTTATTGCAAACACGGCACCTCGACCCTTGCCTTTATGCCAAAACGGACCCGGAGCAAGTTGTCCATTCAAGGAGTTTAAAAAGATTGTCAGTGCGGGTATGGAGAAATACGGGGACTTTGACGGTGTTTGCGAGAACAAGcaagagaaggatgatgagttGTAA
- a CDS encoding related to tol protein, producing the protein MASEESPPPKTMLVFSNKSPEEAAIFGLRGSDIQNLRAEPVPGPPATPDEWGFTSPTADGVCKYCQLMLHPDPPQLIQHQPNIMHLINSGDTCSTCKWLEVSLQRGATSVLVEFQRGNPELCDENNFSRPVTVELTKHEKYIMAVGWVGDRQLYTNGGIPLTISSPYRLGSLASRRFWIPHDELDESEPFKRQDTLKMWLNECENHEQCIKSLPNTEEAKLPTRVLDLSGSVDIPSDPKDIKIKLRETGEGETGTYTALSYCWGANPDLHFKTTSENLEKHKEGIDFFDLPLTQRETILATLYLGIRYLWIDGLCIIQDSREDWEAESVKMGSVYTNAHLTLAATSSDTPEMGLLLPFQGAECVKIHGETVSVRMETHRELDRMSEPLNTRGWTLQEGVLASRIVCFGKEQWLWKCPSRYATEDGLIDVPRDFDGGLIQWADIVQQGPGEDGKNYLRHWYRMVTNYSSRELTFQSDKWNAIAGLTEMFRNLTGYTYLAGLWEEDLANGLVWEAKMLGVIREPGSIPSWSWMSVKGGIKGYVHTTPMTSMIELLQSDLQWEGTPLASPLKVARLTVKGKIIQATLGARSVTQDSRHHVLAASGSDEIFGEAFLDRKIPDGAEMPTVSCLFVMEVPEKEYFTLLLTPASGGEEDGHDKGMTRLGIGVFWTRSRFYSNRTEGDMILDKASEATVVLV; encoded by the exons ATGGCTTCAGAAGAATCACCACCACCCAAGACGATGCTAGTCTTTAGCAACAAGTCACCAGAGGAGGCCGCTATTTTCGGCCTCCGTGGCAGTGACATCCAGAACCTCAGAGCTGAGCCAGTCCCTGGCCCGCCCGCTACGCCCGATGAGTGGGGGTTCACGAGCCCAACGGCAGATGGGGTCTGCAAATACTGTCAACTCATGCTTCATCCAGATCCGCCGCAGCTTATCCAGCATCAGCCCAATATCATGCACCTGATTAACTCAGGCGACACGTGCTCGACTTGCAAATGGCTGGAAGTTAGCCTACAGCGCGGTGCTACCTCAGTGCTAGTTGAATTTCAGCGAGGCAACCCGGAGCTATGTGACGAGAacaacttctcaagaccTGTTACCGTGGAGTTGACAAAGCATGAGAAGTATATCATGGCAGTTGGCTGGGTTGGAGACAGGCAACTTTACACGAATGGTGGAATACCTCTAACGATATCTTCGCCATACCGTCTAG GGAGTCTTGCTAGTCGGCGATTCTGGATTCCTCACGACGAACTGGATGAATCAGAACCTTTTAAGCGACAAGATACACTGAAGATGTGGCTGAACGAATGCGAAAACCACGAACAGTGCATCAAATCTCTTCCTAATACCGAAGAAGCAAAACTTCCAACGCGTGTGTTGGACCTGAGTGGAAGCGTGGACATTCCATCGGATCCCAAAGACATCAAGATCAAATTACGAGAGACAGGGGAGGGAGAAACTGGAACTTACACGGCTCTGAGCTACTGCTGGGGTGCCAACCCAGATCTCCATTTCAAAACGACAAGCGAGAATCTCGAGAAGCACAAAGAAGGAATCGACTTTTTCGATTTACCTCTGACACAGAGGGAGACTATCCTTGCTACGCTTTACCTAGGAATTCGGTATCTTTGGATCGACGGCTTATGCATCATTCAAGACTCTCGTGAAGACTGGGAAGCCGAGTCAGTCAAGATGGGATCTGTTTACACGAATGCACATCTCACACTCGCAGCTACTTCATCTGATACCCCAGAGAtgggtcttcttcttcctttccagGGCGCCGAATGTGTCAAGATCCACGGAGAGACTGTGAGTGTTCGAATGGAGACGCATAGGGAGCTCGATAGGATGTCTGAGCCCTTGAACACTAGAGGCTGGACACTTCAAGAGGGCGTGTTGGCGTCGAGAATTGTCTGCTTTGGCAAGGAGCAGTGGCTCTGGAAATGTCCTAGTCGCTACGCCACGGAAGATGGACTGATCGATGTCCCGCGGGACTTTGATGGCGGTCTGATTCAGTGGGCTGATATTGTGCAGCAAGGCCCCGGAGAGGATGGAAAGAATTATTTGCGACATTGGTATCGGATGGTGACAAATTACTCAAGTCGTGAACTGACTTTCCAAAGCGACAAATGGAATGCCATCGCTGGACTGACAGAAATGTTCAGAAACTTGACTGGTTATACCTACCTGGCAGGTCTTTGGGAAGAAGATCTCGCAAATGGACTTGTGTGGGAAGCTAAAATGCTTGGGGTGATCCGTGAGCCGGGAAGCATCCCATCATGGTCCTGGATGTCCGTGAAAGGCGGGATCAAGGGATACGTACACACGACCCCAATGACCTCTATGATCGAGCTTTTACAGAGTGATTTGCAATGGGAAGGAACCCCGCTCGCATCACCTCTGAAAGTTGCCCGCTTGACAGTCAAAGGAAAGATCATTCAGGCAACATTGGGAGCGCGCTCTGTTACACAGGACTCTCGGCACCACGTTCTTGCAGCCTCGGGGAGTGACGAAATTTTTGGCGAGGCGTTTCTGGATAGAAAAATTCCTGATGGGGCTGAAATGCCGACTGTCTCGTGCCTTTTTGTCATGGAAGTGCCTGAGAAGGAATATTTCACATTGCTTCTCACACCAGCATCAGGCGGTGAAGAAGACGGCCACGATAAAGGTATGACAAGACTTGGTATTGGCGTTTTCTGGACTCGGTCTAGATTTTACAGTAACAGGACTGAAGGAGACATGATTTTGGACAAGGCTTCAGAGGCCACAGTAGTGCTGGTATAG